The following coding sequences are from one Lolium rigidum isolate FL_2022 chromosome 6, APGP_CSIRO_Lrig_0.1, whole genome shotgun sequence window:
- the LOC124659885 gene encoding transcription factor LAX PANICLE 1-like has product MDPYQYESMYDPRGCGFPIHPQPPYLIHHPVAALSESRMRGSAGRRRPGAKLSTDPQSVAARERRHRISDRFRVLRSLVPGGSKMDTVSMLEQAIHYVKFLKTQVSLHQAALVQHEEGCGDGHEFAGVAVGRGADGEVTAMQLPGMQALQEVMSIYHSGALQQVEELDLDLGPGQMSSAHDLPPLPPCVFDEESAGACYSVGTLQGDEITHGHGPY; this is encoded by the coding sequence ATGGATCCATATCAGTACGAAAGCATGTATGACCCACGCGGTTGTGGCTTTCCCATCCACCCGCAGCCGCCCTACCTCATCCACCACCCGGTCGCCGCGCTCTCGGAGAGCAGGATGAGGGGCAGTGCCGGGCGGCGCCGCCCAGGCGCTAAGCTCTCCACGGACCCCCAGAGCGTGGCGGCGCGGGAGCGCCGTCACCGGATCAGCGACCGCTTCCGCGTGCTCCGCAGCCTCGTGCCCGGCGGCAGCAAGATGGACACCGTGTCCATGCTGGAGCAGGCCATCCACTACGTCAAGTTCCTCAAGACGCAGGTCAGCCTGCACCAGGCCGCGCTCGTGCAGCACGAGGAGGGATGCGGTGATGGCCATGAGTTCGCTGGCGTCGCCGTCGGTCGTGGCGCGGATGGTGAGGTGACGGCGATGCAGCTTCCGGGAATGCAAGCTCTGCAGGAGGTGATGAGCATCTACCACTCCGGAGCTCTTCAGCAGGTGGAAGAGCTTGATCTCGATCTCGGCCCAGGACAGATGAGCAGTGCTCACGATCTGCCTCCTTTGCCTCCCTGCGTCTTTGATGAAGAGTCTGCAGGAGCGTGCTACTCCGTGGGCACTCTCCAAGGCGATGAGATCACTCACGGCCACGGACCTTATTAG